TCTAGAGCAGGAGATTTGACCATGAAGTCATAGAAGTAGGGGACTGTTTTGTTATCTACATTTCCTCTTTGAGTGCTGAGATAGACAAATCTACTGTCTTGTGAGATTGTGCTTTTATGAAGTGTGTCTGGATCATTTGCCGTCCATTTCAGGCTATCACCAGAGGTCCAGCCGTCATTATTTTTAAGCCAGGCCACACTGCAACCTGAGGTGTGAGCCAAGTCTCTTTCAGCGCTTCCTCCATTGAAGAGTTCCAAAAAGAAAGTCGTGGAGCCGACATACTTTGTGACATTGGCCTTACGGATGGCGCCGCACTTGTACCAGTCTAGGCTACCGACACGGCCAACCCAACCACGGTAAATCGTGTCATTTCCTGAGTGTTCGACTGAGACGAAGAGTTTGTATCTGACATTGGTTTGCCACCCGTAATGTAATTGTGTTTTATATCCAGTTCCCTCGTTGCCGAATGACTGATGAGTTCCTCCTAACCTTGAGTCTGGCCCCTCGACCAAGCTGGCGGCGGACCCCGTGCTATCCCAAATGGAGAAGTTGATATAACCTTCGGCTGTGAATCCTAGGTATCCGCCATTGAACTGGAAAGCTGAGTACATGTTTCCTGTTTGATTCTGGGCTTCAAACTCTTGATAGACAGCTGTGATATTAGGTTTTGAGCTAATCGTATGGAGATAATTACCCGCCTCGGCTATGGGTGTCATCAGTAGCACTCCTGTGAGTAGGAGTGTTTTAGGGATAGAGAGTAGTTTTTTCATAATGATGTCGAGTTTCTATTTATGCGTGTAGCATAGTAGAAGTGATACTTCTGCAGGGTGTTTAACATCAATATGTTTGGAGGGTTTTTGTTTGGGTTTCTAGATGGATTCCGTGAACTAAATGTTCATAGTTGAATTTAGGTGAAGTTTGGTAACAAAAGAAGCCTAACTTGTTAGGTTACGGCTCAAGATGGACCTTAGGCATTTTAGCTAGTATGTGGAGCATTTCTCGTAAATGATTCTCAAGTCCGTGTGATTTCCGTATGGACCAAATTGAAGGATAACGGGATTATGGCGGGCAGGACGAAAATCGTTCTATATCTAGAATAGACTTGGCCACTCTCTGAGAGAAAGTGGCCAAGCAGGTGAGTTTAAGTTGTGAAAAGAATCAAGCAGGGGGGAATCAGAAGCGATAGGTGACTCCTACGCCGCCGCTCCAGCCGGAGAGATTCACATCAAAGGCTGTGGTGCTGACTCGTTCCTCCAGTGACTCGGTCCAGTCATAGCGGAAGAAGCCTTCGAGGCTCCAGTTTTCGTCTAATTGGTAGCCAATGTTTGCTTTGGAGTAGAAGCCATAGAGGATATCGTCGCCGTCGTCGCCAAAGCTTGCTTGAGATGCTGAAGATCCGGAGAATGTGGGCGCTGACCAGCTAGCTGACCAGTCGACATAGTTGATCACTAGGCCGCTGGAAAAGCCCACATAGACAGAACCTTTGGGCTGCCACTGTAGCTCGGCTCCAAGGGCAAGGCTGTAGACGTCAGTGTCGGCTTCGAATTGATACGCGTAACTCTGTATCGGTGTGGATACTGCTGTGCGAGAGTCAGGCTGATTGTTAATCAGTGGTCCGGGACCTGGAAACGTACCGACATAACCCGGAGATGGGAAAATGAAGCCTGATGGCACGTTATAGGTATCTGAAACCACAACGGAAGCTTCATCCAGTGTGCTGTTGATACTTGAGCTAAGGCCATTGAAGGCGAACTGAAGAGAGACGCCGGCTTCTAACTGGTCATTGACCGGCACGAGATAGGCGAGCTCGATATAGGGAACCGCTGAGGTGCTGTCCCCGGTTTTGGCTGCTTCTGCACTAGTGAGTGTAGTGATCGGAGTCGAGTTGAAGGTAATGCTGTCTCCTACAACTTGGCTGGAATTGTCGTATCCCCAGTAAGAGGTCAATCCAGTGTTAGGAGTGGCGGCACCGATGTTAACAAAGCCGTCAGCGTAGGTGCGGTCGGCATCTTGGTCAGCTTCACCAACATGACTGGTGAAGGCGGGGAGCCCGGCCGTGTAGGCGCCGAAAGCATCTGGGCTGATGCTTAGTGCTCCGGTTTTTCTCCACATGACACCAGAGCGAAGGCGCCACGGACTGGATGGTTCCTCGGCGGTATCCAATGGTAGAGAGACCGCGGTGCCTGCAAAGGTATAGACTGAGCAAGAGGAGAGTAGCAGCCCAGTGATGAGGGAGGTACGTGTAAACATGGTATTCAAGGGGTGAAGAGGTTTGGTTAGAGTGATTACTCCTCAATAGGAAGCTTGTAGGCGCGGTAGAAGCGTCTGGATTTGGTAGATGGGTGGCTGCTGGTGTCAGGTAGTCCGTTATCCGTCCAGAAGGTCCGGTTTGTAGTGGCTGGAACCACGGTAGGAACGCCAACCCAGTTGATTAGATCATCACTGTACTCAATGCGGTAGCGCTCACCTGGCTCGGTATCGAGCTCGATCATATAGGCATTTCCCGGGCGTTTGATGATGCGGAAGACTCCTGCAGGTGAGCCTACTCCTACAGGTACGACCTCTGGAGTGGATAGTAGCTCTATGTTGAAGTCAGGACTAAACGCTGTGTCGAGATCTGCACGGTAGAAGACCACAGGTACTTGTACGCTGGTGCCTGCTGGGATGGAGATGTTGTAGAGCAGGTATTCTGTGGCGACGGCTGGATTGCCATATGAGCGGATTCCTGTACCGTTATACAGCGTCGTGTTGCTAGGGTATCCACTCACATAGATGCGTGCTCCATCAATGGTGCTCGCATTGGTATTGTTGATAGTTACCAGAACCTCGATGAGACCTGTCTGAGGGTTAATGGTGGGTGTACCACTGGTGATGGTGACTTCTGTCGCTTTGACAACGGAAGCAGTGACCGCAGAGAGGTTGTTCTCTGGTGTTTCATCCACCTCTTTCAGACTAGCGAGGCTAGTGGACAGGCTAATCACATCAGCACCAGCTGTGGCTGAGTCTGCTGCTTGTAGTCTGATCACGACCGTGGCGCTTTGACCGTTGAGTAGGTCGAGTGACCAGGTGTCGTCCGTGATTGTCCCGGATGAAGGCACTGCACTCACAGTGGCTACACCTGATGGGAGTGAGAGTAGCTGAGCTAGCTTGATCGTTGTGGCGTGATCCGGGCCATTGTTCGTCACGGTGACACGGAAGGTGTCGCGAGCTTCGCCACCAGCTACCAGTGAACTCTGAAGAACTTCGGAGCTGATCGCGATGTCCGCTACATTGAGCTCGTTGATGGTAATGCTGACATTTCCAACAGCTGTGTTGGTGCCATCACTGACACGGTAGCTGAAAGTATCTGGACCGAAGTAGTCGGCTGTTGGAGTGAAGGTGAATCCACCGTCTGGCTGGAGCTGGATGACACCATGGGCAGGGTTATCTACGATTTCTACAGCAGTGAGGTTGGCAAAGCCATTGCCGTCATCCTCATCGGTATCATTCGCCAGAAGGCCTGTAGCCGCAGGGACGGTCACGGAGCGATTTTCATCAACTTCATAGCCTGAGTCTGCGACCGCAACTGGCTTGGCATCGTCATCATTGATCGTAGCCAGAGCAGACGTGTTGGTGAAGATCACGTTACGTGAACCTGCAGCGATGTTGGACAGCAATCCCGTGACTGTTTCATTTGTTTCAGCGAGGTTGTCAGGAAGAACGTCCACAGTGACGGTCGTGGCAGCACTTGAACTCAGGGTAATGGAAGAGTTTTTGGCTGTGTAGTCATCACCTGCGCTGGCTCCGCCGTCCTGAGTCGCAAAGTCGACAGATACCGCAGTATCAACCTCTCCAGTGAGAGTGACGCTATAGGTAAGTTTAGGAGTCCCAGAGTCACCTTCAGTCACGCTGCCGGCTGAGATGGCAATGCTGGCCTGATCATCATTTTGGATGGTGCCTTGGGCACTTTTCGCTGAAGGGTTAATCAAAGCTCCACTAGGTAGGGCCTGGCTGAGTTCCACGGTGAACTGTTCATCCAGTTCTACCACTTGATCGCCTTGAGCCAGGATCGTGAGAACCTGTGAAGTTTGGTCGGCAGCAAAGTTAAGAGTCCCTGAGGTAGCCAGGAAGTCGCTGCTGTTGAGATGAGTTCCCAAGTTGGTGATCGCCCAGTTCACGGAGCCTGAGCGGTCGGTTGCGCCGGTACGGGATACGGTGAAGGTTAGCTCTGTCGTGCCAGAATTTCCTTCGAGTTTTGAAGAGTTGAGTGCAACAATGGAGTACTGTGGAGGGGCAACCACATTTACCGTACGTGTGATTTGAGCGTTGTTTGATCTGCTGTCCTCTGCGTAGTAGCTCACGGTATAGACTCCGACCGCGTTAGGATTCACGGTATCGCCTCCAATAACGACATTGACTGAGCCGTCAATGATGTCGACTGCGGTGGCTCCTTGCTCAGAGTAGCTGTCTACTCCAGCTTGTAGGGTGATGCTGGCATCCCCGATGAGCGTGATAACCGGCGGGGTGGTGTCCTGCACGGTTACGGTACGAGTTACCTCAGTTGCTGCATTATCAAGTGAGTCTTTTGCATTGTAAGTGACGGTATAGGTGCCAGGCACGTTTGTGTCCACTACATCACCGCCAATGGTCACGCTGACTGAACTATCGACATTGTCTGTCGCTGTAGCACCTTGTTCGGAGTAGCTGTCCACACCGGCTTCAAGCGTGAGAGTGCTCGGTCCTGTGAGTGAAATCACAGGTCCAGTGGTGTCCTGCACGGTGACTACGCGTGTGACCTGAACAGCGTTGTTATTAGCTGCATCTTTAGCATTATAGGTGATGGTGTAGTTGCCTGGGACACTGGTGTTTACAGTATCTCCGCCTACGGTGACAGAGACGTTTCCGTCTACTGAATCTGTCGCGGTAGCGCCTTGGTCAGTGTAGCTACTTCCTGCTTCCACCGTGAGGGTAGCCGCACCGATGCGAGAGATGACTGGTGGTGTGGTATCTCGAACAGTGACGACTCGTATGACTGTGGTAGCATTGTTGTTGGAGGAATCTTTGGTGTTGTAGGTAACAATGTAAGTCCCCGGGACATTGGTATTTACCGTGTCGCCACCAATCGTTACTGGTAAAGAGCCGTCAATGTTGTCCGTAGCTGTCGCACCTTGTTCTGTGTAAGTATCAACAGTGGCTTCCAAGGTCAGAACGGATGGGCCTATGATGGTGATGACAGGCTGTGTCGTATCTCGGACCGTGACGACGCGTGTGACTTGGATAGCGCTGTTATTGGCTGCATCCTTGGCATTGTAGGTGACGGTGTAAACTCCGGGAACGTTGGTGTTCACCGTGTCGCCACCGATGGTTACGCCTACTGAACCATCGACGATATCCGTAGCGGTGGCTCCTTGTTCTGTGTAGCTATCTACTCCGGCCTCAAGTGTTAGAGTGGCTACTCCATTGCGAGTGATCGTTGGGGGAGTGGTGTCACGCACAGTTACGGTACGGGTTACTTGTGTAGCGACGTTGGAAGAGGCATCCGTGGCATTGTAGGTGATCACATAATTACCTGCCACGTTAGGGTTTACTGTCGCACCCCCAGTGACGACAGACACAGTGGAATCACAGGCATCCGTGACCGTGGCTCCCTGATCGGTGTAGCTGTCGACCTTTTGTTCGAGGTAGATAAGGGCTGCTCCAGTCCGGGTAATGACTGGCTTAGTGGTATCGCGGACGGTGACTGTTCTGGTGATAGGGGTGGCTGCTGCGTTGCCACTATCGCTGACGTTATAGGTGATCGTGTAGCTACCTAATACTGCGGTGTTGACTGTTCCGGAACTGGTCACAGTGAGAGTAGAGTCATCATCCTCTGCGTCTGTGGCTGTGGCACCAGGGTCGGTGAAGCTATCAATATTACACTCGACATAAAACGGGTTTGCTCCTGTCAACGAAAGTGTTGGAGGTGTATTCACTACGACCTCAGGAGACTCAAAGAAGCGGATGAAGTAATCGTCCTTGTTGTTCGTATCTTCGTTGTCGTCTTTGATGACAACCGCGTAGCTGCCCTGGGCTTCAATCACCTCGACAGCTGCTTGGTCGTCATTGGTGCCAGTTGGCTCTGCAACGTGTGCTTGTTTGGTGCCGCTGGCAGCGGTGCCATCGTTATTGTAGAGGCGGGTGTAGACATCTCCACCTGTTGTCGGATTTGTGGATCCTGAGGCAGCCACATCTCCCGGTCCGCCGACTGATGTCCAGATCGCCGCGAAGCCTCCAGCTGCGATAGGGGCAAGTTGCATACTCGACTGGCCACCTGTGCCATTCGGGTTGATGTCAAAGTAGGGGAAGGTCACCGTAGAGCGGGCGGTACCGTTTGCATTGAAGACTTGGAAAGAAGATGCGTATCCAGAGTTCGTGCCATCCACACTGGCTCCTGAGCCACTGCTGCCTTCACTACGAGTTCTCCAAGAAGCGGCGTAACCTCCATCGCTGAGTGCAATGAGTGAGCCAAAGTCCTGAAACTTGGCATCGTGGTTCGCATCGCCGAGTTGAACACTGGCACCTTGAGCTACACCCGCAGCTGTGAAGGCGCGCACATAGTAGTCGTCTTTGTTGACTCCACCTACTTCGTCGTCGTCACGCCAGACTACTGCGTAGCCTCCTCCGGTCAGAGCCACGATGGCTGTTGGTGTTTCCTCGTCGGAGGTTTGCAGGTCATTGACTTTTACAGTGCCAGTGGCATTTGGCACGCCAGCATTGTTGAATACTCGGGTATAGGTGTCGCCTCCATTGCTGGTGTTACCTGGATTATAGACATCTCCTGGGCCGCCAGTAGAGTGCCAGGTGATCGCAAATCCACCACTCAAAGCTGCCAGCTTGGGTGTGTTTTGTCCACCAGTGCCATTTGGGTTGATGTCATTGTATGGGAAAAGCACGGCACTTTCTGCTGTGCCGTCCGCATTAAATACTTGGTAGAATGCTCCGTAGCCAGAATTCGTGCCATCAGCGCTTGTACCAGTGCCGCTGCTGCCTGAAGTCCGTGTACGCCATGAAACCACAAATCCTCCATCATCAAGAGCTACAGCATCACTGAAATCCTGAAATAGTGGCCCATGAAGAGTATTGGAGCCGAGCTGTACACTTGCCCCCTTGGCGGTTCCGTTGGCATTGAATGCTCGAACATAAAGGTCGTCTTTATTGCCGCTGTTGTCATTGTCATCGCGCCAGACCACTGCATAGCCACCGCCGGAAAGGGCGACGACTGCCATTTCCCGCTGCTCGTCAGCGACACCCGATGGATCATTCTCATTGACTCGGATGGTGCTAGAAACAGCCACGCCACTTGCATTGTAGACTCGGGTGTAGACATCTCCATCGTCCGTGTCTCCGGGACCACCTCTTGATTGCCACACTGCGGCAAAGCCTCCACCAGTCAATGCCTGCACCACTGGGCCTCTCTGTCTGCCGGTGCCTGAGGCATTGATGTCAGAGTAGGGTGATATGGGCGCTGAGCCGATCACGACCCCATCCTTGGTATACATGCGGAAGTAGCCACCATAGTCATCACCATCGGGAGATTGAGGTGAAGCCGCGCTGTTGTGACGTGAGTTGAAGCCAACAACAATTGTACCGTTGGTGAGAGCCGTGGTGCTACGGTAATCCATGAAATAGTCGTCATGGTTTCCAGTGCCGCCTTGGGCCAGGCGCAGCTCAGTTCCGAGCGGGTCACCAGTCGCAGCATAGGTTGCAATCGTTGATAGGGATAGGAGGGTACAGGCTAGGGTAGCCGATTTTGATGTAGCCATAGTGAGGGAGAGGGTGGTTGGAGGTGTTGTCCAAAAGGGACGGACTGCCAGTAACATGCGGAATGTATGAATGTCCATGGCAAACTAGTAACATTTTCTGATAGAATAGAGGCTGGGGGGCAAATGGTGCCATTGGTGCTTCTGTCTAAGATACAGTCTGGTTGGGATCATGAAGGTTTGCTGTAATGAGAGCGCCCGGTATGGCTGTTCTAGGGTAAGAAAAAAGCCGCACCTGTGAGGGTGCGGCTCGCGATTGTAGGTATATAGGTTGGAGGGTATTTCGCTTTACTCCCAATCTAGAACGATCTTGCCGGATTGGCCGGAGAGCATCGTCTCGAATCCTTTGGCGAAATCGGTGTAATGGAATTTGTGGGTGATGACGGCTGAGGTGTCCATGCCAGCACGGATCATGGAGGTCATCTTGTACCAGGTCTCAAACATTTCACGGCCGTAGATGCCCTTGAGGATGAGTCCTTTAAAAATCACTTTGTCCCAGTCGATGGCAACATTCTCAGGGAAGATGCCTAAAAGGGAAACTTTAGCGCCGTTGGAGGTGTGCTCGAGGATGTCATTCAGGCCGCTTGGGTGACCGGACATTTCCAGTGCGACGTCAAAGCCTTCTTTGATGCCGAGCTCTTTTTTGACGTCGTTGAGGTTCTCGTTAGCCACGTTGACCACGCGGGTGGCGCCGAGTTTTTCAGCGAGCTCAAGGCGGTACGGGTTAACGTCTGTGACAACAACGTGACGGGCACCTGCGAACTTGGCTACAGAGGCTGCCATGCAACCGATTGGACCAGCTCCTGTGATGAGAACGTCCTCAGCCACCAGATCCCATGAGAGCGCTGTGTGAACAGCGTTACCGAGTGGGTCGAAAGTGGAGATGAGATCTTCAGGGATGGATGGGTCTACCTTGTAGGCGTTGACTGCCGGGATGGAGAGGTACTCGGCAAAAGCTCCTGTACGGTTGACTCCTACACCGAGAGTATTCGGGCAGAGATGGCGGCGGCCAGCAAGACAGTTGCGGCAGTGACCACAGACGATGTGGCCTTCACCGGAGACGAGTTCGCCAACCTTGAAATCTCTGACGCCGTCACCGACAGCTGCGATTTCACCACAGAATTCGTGACCGACTGTCATAGGGACGGGGATGGTCTTCTGGGCCCACTTGTCCCACTTCCAGATATGTACGTCAGTACCACAGATGGATGTCTTTTTGATCTTAATCAAAACATCCATAGGACCTACTTCTGGTTCTGGTACGTCTTCGAGCCAGAGACCTTCTTCCGCTTTAGATTTAACAAGAGCTTTCACTGCTGGGTTACATAGTAGTGAGCTGTCATTATTGCACGTCATTTTTTGCACGAATTAGCGCAGATTTTCTACTAGGGAGGGGCGTTTGCTGACTGCTGTCTTACAGCGAGATGTGCTCTTTTGCGTGTGTTGTCAGGCAATGTTGAGTAAGATTGATGTTGATTTTACGGACAGAATGTTGTGATACTTTAGTTGACTTGAATAATTTTTTCCAATGGCCATCTGTCATGGATGGTACTGCAGGTCCCCCAGCGGCGAGGGGTGCACTTGCTCCTCCTTTAACGCCGCATTTGTGTGAAAACTAAGCATGAGCCAAACAACCCAACTGAAGTCGGCTGCAGCCAAGCAGGGCACCCAGAATGAAACCTCAAAATTGGGAGGCAAAAGGCGACTACAGGAATTCGGAATCAAAGCCCCGAACCAGACCGCCAAGAACTTCGTGTTGGACACCAATGTTCTACTGCATGATCCCGCATGTCTTGGCAGGTTTGCTGAACACCATATCTGTATTCCTACCGATGTGCTTTCTGAGCTGGATAAGTTCAAGAATGAGCAATCCGAGCGTGGCGCCAATGCGCGAAGAGTGCACCGCAGGCTGACTGAGATGTTTAATAGCGGGGAATCAGTGACTACTGGTGTCCCTACCGAAGGTGGAGGGACGGTGCGATTGGTCATCTATGATCCCACATTTTGCATGGATAACTCGGAAATGCTCGCACAGTTCCTCAGGGTTTTTCCAGACCGGGAACGTGTCGATCATCGGATCTTGGCGGCTACGTTGCTACTTGCGGAGCATAACGATAGTAAGGTGATTTTAGTGACCAAGGACTTGAACATGCAGCTCAAGGCCAAGGCTGTTCATATCCAATGCGAGGACTATCTGAATGACAAAGTAGATCCTCGAGAGGTATCTAACTACGAGCTGATGTCTGTGGATGTCGATCCAAACGAGCTTCAGCGTTTTGCGAGCTCTGGTGAGCTTTCTTTGGAGCATGAGCGGCGCAATGGCGTGGTTCTGAACCAGTATGTCTTGCTGAAAGCCAGCGAGAAGCAGACC
Above is a genomic segment from Rubritalea squalenifaciens DSM 18772 containing:
- a CDS encoding TonB-dependent receptor, with amino-acid sequence MFTRTSLITGLLLSSCSVYTFAGTAVSLPLDTAEEPSSPWRLRSGVMWRKTGALSISPDAFGAYTAGLPAFTSHVGEADQDADRTYADGFVNIGAATPNTGLTSYWGYDNSSQVVGDSITFNSTPITTLTSAEAAKTGDSTSAVPYIELAYLVPVNDQLEAGVSLQFAFNGLSSSINSTLDEASVVVSDTYNVPSGFIFPSPGYVGTFPGPGPLINNQPDSRTAVSTPIQSYAYQFEADTDVYSLALGAELQWQPKGSVYVGFSSGLVINYVDWSASWSAPTFSGSSASQASFGDDGDDILYGFYSKANIGYQLDENWSLEGFFRYDWTESLEERVSTTAFDVNLSGWSGGVGVTYRF
- a CDS encoding DUF3472 domain-containing protein, with the protein product MKKLLSIPKTLLLTGVLLMTPIAEAGNYLHTISSKPNITAVYQEFEAQNQTGNMYSAFQFNGGYLGFTAEGYINFSIWDSTGSAASLVEGPDSRLGGTHQSFGNEGTGYKTQLHYGWQTNVRYKLFVSVEHSGNDTIYRGWVGRVGSLDWYKCGAIRKANVTKYVGSTTFFLELFNGGSAERDLAHTSGCSVAWLKNNDGWTSGDSLKWTANDPDTLHKSTISQDSRFVYLSTQRGNVDNKTVPYFYDFMVKSPALEPSNPAVNSTTFTFEHNSTGKAITDDEPGLFMSSAKQAGHAWKLINHSNSSNVHFDNVYFSGDRLHATPTGDLVNIADNIWSGPNTQWQLVPVNNYGWYYIIHQSSGMKLHYNGGDLNLVEPKWNGPNVQWTLRN
- the tdh gene encoding L-threonine 3-dehydrogenase, which translates into the protein MKALVKSKAEEGLWLEDVPEPEVGPMDVLIKIKKTSICGTDVHIWKWDKWAQKTIPVPMTVGHEFCGEIAAVGDGVRDFKVGELVSGEGHIVCGHCRNCLAGRRHLCPNTLGVGVNRTGAFAEYLSIPAVNAYKVDPSIPEDLISTFDPLGNAVHTALSWDLVAEDVLITGAGPIGCMAASVAKFAGARHVVVTDVNPYRLELAEKLGATRVVNVANENLNDVKKELGIKEGFDVALEMSGHPSGLNDILEHTSNGAKVSLLGIFPENVAIDWDKVIFKGLILKGIYGREMFETWYKMTSMIRAGMDTSAVITHKFHYTDFAKGFETMLSGQSGKIVLDWE
- a CDS encoding beta strand repeat-containing protein encodes the protein MATSKSATLACTLLSLSTIATYAATGDPLGTELRLAQGGTGNHDDYFMDYRSTTALTNGTIVVGFNSRHNSAASPQSPDGDDYGGYFRMYTKDGVVIGSAPISPYSDINASGTGRQRGPVVQALTGGGFAAVWQSRGGPGDTDDGDVYTRVYNASGVAVSSTIRVNENDPSGVADEQREMAVVALSGGGYAVVWRDDNDNSGNKDDLYVRAFNANGTAKGASVQLGSNTLHGPLFQDFSDAVALDDGGFVVSWRTRTSGSSGTGTSADGTNSGYGAFYQVFNADGTAESAVLFPYNDINPNGTGGQNTPKLAALSGGFAITWHSTGGPGDVYNPGNTSNGGDTYTRVFNNAGVPNATGTVKVNDLQTSDEETPTAIVALTGGGYAVVWRDDDEVGGVNKDDYYVRAFTAAGVAQGASVQLGDANHDAKFQDFGSLIALSDGGYAASWRTRSEGSSGSGASVDGTNSGYASSFQVFNANGTARSTVTFPYFDINPNGTGGQSSMQLAPIAAGGFAAIWTSVGGPGDVAASGSTNPTTGGDVYTRLYNNDGTAASGTKQAHVAEPTGTNDDQAAVEVIEAQGSYAVVIKDDNEDTNNKDDYFIRFFESPEVVVNTPPTLSLTGANPFYVECNIDSFTDPGATATDAEDDDSTLTVTSSGTVNTAVLGSYTITYNVSDSGNAAATPITRTVTVRDTTKPVITRTGAALIYLEQKVDSYTDQGATVTDACDSTVSVVTGGATVNPNVAGNYVITYNATDASSNVATQVTRTVTVRDTTPPTITRNGVATLTLEAGVDSYTEQGATATDIVDGSVGVTIGGDTVNTNVPGVYTVTYNAKDAANNSAIQVTRVVTVRDTTQPVITIIGPSVLTLEATVDTYTEQGATATDNIDGSLPVTIGGDTVNTNVPGTYIVTYNTKDSSNNNATTVIRVVTVRDTTPPVISRIGAATLTVEAGSSYTDQGATATDSVDGNVSVTVGGDTVNTSVPGNYTITYNAKDAANNNAVQVTRVVTVQDTTGPVISLTGPSTLTLEAGVDSYSEQGATATDNVDSSVSVTIGGDVVDTNVPGTYTVTYNAKDSLDNAATEVTRTVTVQDTTPPVITLIGDASITLQAGVDSYSEQGATAVDIIDGSVNVVIGGDTVNPNAVGVYTVSYYAEDSRSNNAQITRTVNVVAPPQYSIVALNSSKLEGNSGTTELTFTVSRTGATDRSGSVNWAITNLGTHLNSSDFLATSGTLNFAADQTSQVLTILAQGDQVVELDEQFTVELSQALPSGALINPSAKSAQGTIQNDDQASIAISAGSVTEGDSGTPKLTYSVTLTGEVDTAVSVDFATQDGGASAGDDYTAKNSSITLSSSAATTVTVDVLPDNLAETNETVTGLLSNIAAGSRNVIFTNTSALATINDDDAKPVAVADSGYEVDENRSVTVPAATGLLANDTDEDDGNGFANLTAVEIVDNPAHGVIQLQPDGGFTFTPTADYFGPDTFSYRVSDGTNTAVGNVSITINELNVADIAISSEVLQSSLVAGGEARDTFRVTVTNNGPDHATTIKLAQLLSLPSGVATVSAVPSSGTITDDTWSLDLLNGQSATVVIRLQAADSATAGADVISLSTSLASLKEVDETPENNLSAVTASVVKATEVTITSGTPTINPQTGLIEVLVTINNTNASTIDGARIYVSGYPSNTTLYNGTGIRSYGNPAVATEYLLYNISIPAGTSVQVPVVFYRADLDTAFSPDFNIELLSTPEVVPVGVGSPAGVFRIIKRPGNAYMIELDTEPGERYRIEYSDDLINWVGVPTVVPATTNRTFWTDNGLPDTSSHPSTKSRRFYRAYKLPIEE